Proteins encoded by one window of Dehalococcoidales bacterium:
- a CDS encoding helix-turn-helix domain-containing protein — translation MTTGTNDELIGVREAAKTCHRNMETIRRWIWSGKLPAQKLGNQLFIKRADLASYCRETAIRGYEARPRPDFLERAIALQERMRTRGVKPFNAAEQVRRMREERMNELEQRLRGR, via the coding sequence ATGACTACCGGGACAAACGATGAATTGATTGGCGTCAGGGAAGCGGCAAAGACTTGCCATCGGAACATGGAGACCATTCGCCGGTGGATATGGAGCGGCAAACTGCCCGCACAGAAACTGGGTAATCAGCTTTTCATCAAGAGGGCTGACCTTGCCAGCTATTGCCGGGAGACGGCCATCCGGGGATATGAAGCCAGACCCAGACCCGATTTTCTGGAAAGAGCCATAGCTCTTCAAGAAAGGATGAGAACCAGAGGTGTCAAGCCATTTAACGCTGCTGAACAAGTCCGCAGGATGCGTGAGGAACGAATGAATGAACTCGAACAACGTCTGCGTGGACGCTAG
- a CDS encoding type II toxin-antitoxin system VapC family toxin — MNSNNVCVDASLAVAWLSWEEHTPIANALRQDWRERGVQMLAPALFHAEVTSAIRQQVYFKRMLPEEGEEAFSICLDIPIRIIDWPEVYRKAWQLARDYNLPVCYDMQYLAVAELEDCELWTTDRKLVNSLPDKPARIRWVGEYNKRND; from the coding sequence ATGAACTCGAACAACGTCTGCGTGGACGCTAGCCTGGCGGTTGCCTGGCTGTCATGGGAAGAGCACACCCCGATAGCCAATGCCTTGAGGCAGGACTGGAGAGAAAGGGGCGTCCAGATGCTGGCTCCGGCTCTTTTTCACGCCGAAGTGACATCAGCAATCAGACAGCAGGTCTACTTCAAACGAATGCTGCCCGAAGAAGGCGAGGAAGCCTTCTCAATCTGCCTTGACATCCCGATTCGGATTATTGACTGGCCGGAGGTCTACCGTAAGGCCTGGCAACTGGCCAGGGACTACAATCTACCGGTATGCTATGATATGCAATACTTGGCTGTAGCTGAGCTTGAGGACTGCGAACTGTGGACAACTGATAGAAAGCTGGTCAATTCTTTGCCAGATAAACCAGCCCGGATAAGATGGGTAGGAGAATACAACAAGAGAAACGACTGA